TCATGACGTCCTCTTGGAATTAAATTGAGTCAATAAAGAAAGCTTTTAATGAACCAtttcgtatcaatatttttaaacaatacaacatttcacaatttttgtccATAGAAGTAATGTACAATTCAACGAGCAATGAACTTTCGGCCGTTTGATTAGCTAGCTCGTCAGTCGTAATGAGATCATGTTGACAGTGACAGCTTTTTCCGACCTAACGAGTCTACTGAATAATCACTGCGACAGTCCACGATCAGTCGCGCCAGTGGGCGTGTATACGGACACTGACCAACGACACTTGGTCCGTAATGAACAGCTTAGAGTCGTCAATTTTGTACAACTTAAAAAAGGCTCCATAAAAAAATTTCTGATTGTGttctttggtttttttattgTATGAATGTAAATGACAGGCAAGAGCAATGGTCGCGTATTTACAACTTattgttttatacatttttgttaCAACTCTGTTctcatttatgatttattttgatctagctcatttgaacaaattaatttgttaactaaaaaacatttgggtttttttcctgaTTGCCAAGTTTTGTAATGTGTTTGGGTGTGTTTGTTGTATCCTGCGCATTTCACACCGATGGAACCGTGGCTACGGTACGTTTACCCCCAAAAATATATCAGAATTTTTAAAGACCCGAAACATGTTTGGAAAAAAGGATATTTGATAAACAACATTAACTTTGATTGTGTAACTTTCATTTTTCTCAACTTCCGACCTTGTGGTTACaatttatacaaagtaaatagGTTCCTGGGAACATATCCATGCTTTGATCATCATGActttgtttgtttacatcttTCAGAAGCCATCTGTTGAGCTTGAAAGCCGAGTACAGTTGTAggtgttatttatttatagcaAAACGAATTCTTACCTTGGCCAAAAAGAAATGTTTCTCTCAAGTTCCTTAATGTTTCAAAATACAGTAGAACGGTTTTAGTTCAAAGTATTCCCATTTTGGACTCGTAattcagtttttttaaaaagattttcgtAGTTAATCAAACTGAATGTTAACTGTATCTgggaatacatgtaatatattatgaCGGAACAGCAAAGTAAGAAAGTATCACAATTTCAAAAAAGATCTTGTCAAAATAAGTTTTGATTTATGTAAATAGTACCCAAAGTCAAAGAACGAATGTGCTTAACTTAAAGGAATAAACTAATCTTGCATGAGTTATAGCGCCCTATTACCATTATTTCGCTACACATGTGTTTGAACGGTAAGTACCTTAAATTACTAAAAATAGATACTTGTACATGTCGCTGAAGAATTTTCGAAACTTAGATACGGTCTTATATAATGATGTCAGTAACCACAGAATTGACATAAATTCAGGAAACCTGTATCGAGAAATGAATATACAGAACTCTGTATAAAGTCATGCAGTTGATATTCTAGACCATGATTACTTCCAACAAAAACAATGCAGCTGAGTGTAAACAGAACAGatatgtttatatgtatattggATGTGCTCACACTCACAATTATACTAGAGTATTTATTCATGAATTTAGTAATATGTAGTCGGTCGAAACATTTTGGTGAATATTTCTTATGATTGTTGAAATATTACAAATCAGACAATTATACCGTGGAAACGGATAAACTACTGTAAATCATTACACATTAACTTGTCATCATTAGCTAGATACatttaagttaaaattaaagttttgcaTTCCAAGctttatcatttttctttacCATTCACTGGGAAACAAAGCCGGTTACACCAAAGATTTTAGGTGTTAAATAACTTACAAAACAGATTTTAGCATCAGAAAATCAATCATTGGacatgaaaaaataacattataagAATAATCTATCCTAGCTTAAGGGTATATATGGCGTATTTggagtaaaatttttgacatgagtttgagtaaaaatatacatcatgttTCTTATAATTAGACGTTTCACAAACTCTGGGTCCGTAAAACATGTTCTTTGATTAGTTATTTGTCTCTAAACTTTGCTACACatctgatgaatattaatgtgatccGCCATTTGTAACGCCACTGCGCATGAGTGTGGGAAAACTTAGTATTTAAAAAACACAGTGGAAgaaaagtttgtttacaaattagaaccacgtttttcatgttttaaattagataattcttatatcagatgatacccgaagcattattattccgttattcattaatgtagaacgatataaattgctaattatgtgtaataaagatgaaacacGATTTTAGTATCAACGACACGGTAAAATGAGTGAATACCCCCTCTCCCTGAGGGATGCATGAACTGAAAGTGTTTActtattctttattcaaaaattcctCTAAACGAAAATTCATTTGTCGTTTATAACTTATAAAGTAAAAACATAGAACACAGGAGCACGTTCGAACCGGACCAGCAAACTAAAGCCCCTACAACTTCATGAgaaaaacttaagtttaattCCGAATCGGCTTTAATTCCTATTAGGACCGTTTGGATGACTGGAAACCAATTTGATTTACCcttctaaatatttttcttcaattcaaCCTGAATTAATTTGGTCCCACTGGTACGCAAAAGGAGGTGTTTTGTTCGGACTCTGTTGGGTCATTGTGTATGAATACAACAGATAGAACCGTGCGGTAAGCACGGCACGGAATCGCCCGGAATCCTTCCTTCCAGCGCTGAGTTTATACAATACAGACGTAGTCCCCGACACGGAAGGCGCAAATTAAGTTACAAAGTTGCAAATTGTATCTGAACATTGTTAAATGATAAGAATATATGGCTTTCGTTTAGGCTTCCGTTGTACAGAGCTTCATTAAGCTGATAAAGCGTGTTACAATGGTTCGTATGATACGGACTATAGATAAAgagatttcaaaatatttaagaagAATAAATCGTGTCcctttatttgatattattcaaCATGTTTTCGTGTAGAATTAGCTGATAACGAGATGGGATGGCAATCAGGAACAATCGAgaatttaatttgttcaattttCCCGTTcacgttattttttttctcagacgACATTCAATATGGTAGACGCCGGCCGGTCAAATTTAATGTTAGTCAAGAAACCAATTATCTAGGGAGAAAAAACAGGCAAACGAACATATTGACCAAAAACACCTTGATTTGTGTGTGTTCTCTATCATAACATCAAAAGCAGAATgctatattataataatatgctATGACAGCGTAACAGTCTGAATCAAAACTTCGAAATACTTCTATTATTTTGTAgaataaatgttattattgataaaaagtGTGTGAAAGTCGTTTTGGCTGGATTTGACCTGGACCAGGTGGCCCTTCACTGTAGCCATCACTGACATTCTGTTCATGTATAGTTATATGTAATGTAATCGGAAACACACTATAAAGAGTTATACAATTACAAGAGCACAATCAAATCGAGGCAAATAGTTACAAGGTGCTGAAAATTGTTTGTGGGAATTGGTGTCCGGCAGTCGGATTGCTTGATTTGTTCCGATTTTCCTCCGCCTCTGCAAGAAATCATCTGTCTGAAGTGGTTATTGGCCGGAAATATAATCTTGCACTCAAGATTTTCTGTTAACGAAGCCATCGTTCGTCCACACTAATGGATCTGGTTTCTGCTAAATGACAAGGGAGGCTTGTGGTCGTTTAAAAAAGCGATAGGATGACAAATCGTCTACCTCAACCCTCGTGATGCTTGCTTAGATAGTCTTCGTTTCAAGTGAAAAATTGCAAACGATatctttatctaaaaaaaaccctcacaATCATCGCCAACTAAGGGTAATAACTCGATGTCATTCTTATATCTCAATGATTAAGTCACATGTATATCCTTTGCAGAAGAGTTAGTGTTTGTTCTGTCAACTGTGCAGAAATATTCTTCTTCAGGTGTTAAACGTCGTCCTCTCATCATATTGCATTAACATTATAACatgcacgtacatgtatattgtgaaaATTGTATCAGGTAGACTCTTTTGCTTCGAATTAGGTAAGTATTGAGACATATCAAAAGTAATGCATGTATATGTGTTTGTCAATCAGGAAAAAAATAGTACTTTCACCGTTACTTTGAATTGAAGAAaacgaagaaaaaaattatctctttttaaaattacatcgATAAAATGATATGTTGCAGCTAACGATTTCTTCGATACAAGTCAGTAAGAGTGTGTTGTTTTTGTCTGTGATTCTCACTTTGTGTCAATATTATCAATTTCGCAGATTTAATTTAGTAGGGAAACATCTAAAGCCTGAACAATAAGTGTCATAGATTGAAGTCAAATCTTGTATTGATCTCATTTCTATCCTGTTGACATTGTAATTATCTGATATGTTGACTACTTAAATCTTCAATTAAATCATCATTCAACCAATCAATTATCTTACACTGACTCTAAAAAAGTTCAAACAAATGTGACATTTTGACAAACAATACGTGGCACTGCACATAATCTACTGAAAAATAATCGAAACAAAGTTTTATCTTATACAAAACCCGCCTATTTCATCATTCACtatgttttccttttttttaactggtacACCAATTAACAAACATAACTCATTATCGTTCTGAATGGTAAGATCTCGTAGTTTTATGCAATGCCCGGGTTTGAATATTCGCATTTCTTCCACTTCATTAAAACcatataaaaacattaaaaatttctttttttctttttactaatGAATAATGCAATATAATAAGGTATTTAATATTGTAATGTATTGTGTATTATTATCCGCTTTCTAATGAGTAGTTCAAGACTTATTCTAGAGAGATAAAGAGATGAGAAATCATAAACATGGACGCTGATATACTGTAaacctattacatgtatatttagcgGCTACGATATTTGACCGAAAATTATTTCTCAACAATTTTATAGATGGGTTTAAAtaagcggtttttttttttcaaaacgttcctatttttatacatacatgtataagaatggTATTTAGCAATgaacttgatttagcggaagtgGCTTTCCGTCAAAAACGCTAAAAAGAATACACAgtcaaatgtaatacgtttacagatCCTTAATAAAGCATTTATCGTTGAACAAAAATGCCATCAACTTTTGTACATGATGATGTTTTGCACTCCATTTAATAGATTTCCTTTGATTAAATCGCTTGATCAAAAGTTATAAAAACGCGAAATCCCTGTCATCCATGTAACTAGAAATTAAGAGATTTGAGCTGCAACTTTCATGTCGGaattttttactgtaaaattgtaaattacttcTAAATGACTATAAAGACTGCTTTATAAACTTTTTTGGTCATATTTCTGTAGTAAAAGCTACTTACAGACCCATTTAGCAAAATTACCATACAAGTATTGTCGTCGTGTACAAAATAGTCCTTAGTAGagaaaaaattcatttcataaatttatacaGCTCATATAGGTTTAATTGCAATGttgatcttatttttaaagcaggCAATGATAGCATAAACACAATTAAAAGGAATACATTATCTTACACATGCacaactttaactttaaattttaagtaaatatatatattgttaatcTACTGCATAATTACCGTAATACATGTCCAATTTAACACCTTTTCAAAAACAACGCTGTATTTTGCAAACAACCGTAATCTATTAGCTTGATAATCCTTGGTTTTTATCGGAAACAGACGCGTCTCATAAATCACACTTCATCCACGTAAAACATAACTCTGTATCGTAAATAAATGAATCACACACATCAATGAATGGCTTAAGAAAATTCATTCACtataaatgaatgtaaaatatgacatttgaATCATAGttagttaaaaattaaattatatattacgataattaaagtaaatgtaacaaaagattaaaataaattgaaagttTTCAATGGTTAGGGGTATTGCAcgaatacatgtagttgttcaTTCTGAAGAATATACATTATTCGAAATTACAATTATGTATCATTATTTTAGATTTTCTATAAACCGTGTCATGTTTTCATGAagaattaatattaataaaacggacatgaataataaaatgacaatatataaaatgtgttaccgtaaaatataatattaattatgcATAAGAGGGTGCCATAAAGGGAGACAAGTCTGAAAAGTTGAGAATTGAACACATCACATTGCTGTACTGTTTTCGTGTTTGTTCGTGTTGTCTTTTGTTATCATTATATACTCAGGCCTGTTGGCCGCATAGTTTCTTCCCTTGTCTGATTTGATGATATTGGCATTGTCTGTGGTCACAAGGGTATATTCCGACTTGCTAGTTACTGTATTCTTATCTTTCTCTGATTTGAAGAATTTCCAACAACATAGTTTTCGAACCTCCTTACGGAAGCTTTCGCCGGTTATATAGTAGATGAAGAAATAACAAGAATAGTTGGACAGACATAACTCCTCCACGATTTTTCTTATTGTCATGTACTGTAGGTATCTCTTCCAGACTGGGTCTGCCGCCATGGTTTCCATATCAGCCGTTTGTCCGGGTTTAATTACTCCTTGTAGTGCAAACACAATGGACGCCGGAAGTAGTGTACATATCAGGTAAAAGGAAACCGACAGAAGTGTGATGGTGGACGTATGGCCGCCGCACCCCCGCGTCTGGTGGGGTAGTGCACTTTGATATGTAATTCTCCGAATTTCTTTGATCACCAAAATGTTTACCACAAGAACACAGACAGGGACAAACATGAACAATATCAGCTCGGTTGTTAAGGTCCAAATCTTTTCAAAGTTTTCCACTTCGTACGGTGGATAACACATTCCCTCTTCCGGATGGTAGCGCCAGATGTAGGTTTGTAGAGATGCGAtttgcaaagaaaaaatgaGCAAGCCAATCGAGACAAGGATGGCCCGTTTGACCGTACAAAACCTCTCCTTCACAAAGGGATGGTTCACGGCAATGTATCGTTCCACTGTAAAGGCAAGAACAAGGAGAGGAGCGTAGTATTGCGGTACAAAGATCGCCATGTTGAACACCTCACACATAACTGACATCCGGGTGTAAGAACTCACTCCCCAAGCGTAGTTCAACTCCTGGATAATGTGTAGCAGGAGAAAAATGGTATGAACAATTGATAACACTCCGACATAAATGGCAGACGAGTTGTTCTTGCGCATTTTTCGGCTGAGCCATATTTTGGTTGTGATTGGATTAGCGGTTAGTCCTATGATGTAGAATATGGGTGAAATGACGCGATCTATGATAGAAATCTGGGGAGCCAGTtgatcaaatatttcaaaaaatcctGGTGATAATTCACTGTAGTTCATTGTAGTTGATGATAAATCACTAGAATACGTCGAATTCTCCATGATTCTGAAAGATAAAAAACCACTTAGTTTTGGTTTTGTTAACTAATGACAAATTGATCAATTCTACCAAATCTGCAAATCAAGAAAGGTCTTGATATGATGTTTCTAAATGCAAAAATGAATTCGTGGAAGTTTCAAAACTCCACATGAGAAAAACCTAAACAGAGATTGGCAATATTCCCTTggtatttaataattaattgctATATTGTACAAACCAATTGATAATGCCTGCTTATTGGAAGAAAGGATGTTAAGTAACCCCAAGATTTACATTTTTCCCACACTAGTTACTACCAGAGTTTTCACACAGCCACATTGATTTCTGCGTACAACCACATCTTAGTTATTAAAGAAAAGCTTAAGAAAACTTGTATGCGGCGTAAATGAATATTGATAACGCTGGTCCTGAATTCATACCCATATTATTGGAAAAGCTTTGTAATGTTTCCTGACATGCAATCTCAATTCAAGGATTTTTGATTCTTTAGAAAATTCCTAGCAACCTTCAACAAAATACAAAGTAGCGAGGAAAACTCAGTCCGTTTATTCATGAGCACAAAATTATCGAAACTCTCCTCATTGACAGGACATCCTTCATAAAGCAGCATGTTAGAGAAAAACCGAAATATATCCTTATATAAACTGATAAGAAGTTTACGACTATCAAGACACATTCAGAAAACACTGAATTTCTgtaacatctacatgtacaatgtacaaatgtatatcggttgtatatctacatgtaaagaTATTTGGAGACAACCCTACATGTAGTTCAAATACTGTTATATCAAAGAAAACTTGTATGCTTGAAAATGCTTACATGCGCATTAGTGTAacataaataagaatgttaAAAGTTTTTGGAACACTATCGATAAAAGGTTGTCTGTTTGAGAAAGTAATGCCGATATGAAAATTGTATCGATGGAGAAACTGACGTTACTGCATGCAACATCGATGAATTTCTAGTGAAAAGAGTAATCGTAGATCTTTATGATTTAATTACTGTCACATTAATGAGATGAAGTATATTTTAGAGCCATTGAATGACatcattaaaaattgatttcgAGGCTCTTTATAGTCAAAAATTCAAATCGTTgtttaatgattaaatatcGTACAAGTATTATTTATGAGTGTGTTAGATGTAAGAACCGGTACGAATTTGACTTTGACCCATCTCCAAACGTGGTCATTCCATACTGTTcgcatgtttatttttattttcacaagaatatatcccccccccccaaattacATATTATCAGCTGAACACCCAATGGTTGTTAGTATAGTTTGGATATTAACCggtatatgtaaaaaagaagacTAAATATATTACCGTAACATCGATATGATGTATATATCCCTGTATTAGATTACTGTACCATCGATGTTAAGTGTATTTTGAGGCCTTTTTTATGTTGCGGGCAAAACACGTTACATGGGTTTCTGTTTTAGAAAAGTAATTATGACGGAATTTAAAAATTACGTCATAAGtttgatttgaacaatttaGTAAACATTTGATTATCATACATCTCTATCTATTACTGTATGATTGCCAAGATCTGTTGTGTTAGTTTGAATGATAGCGGTGACATTCAGTGAAAAAACTGAATTTTCACACTTTAACCTTTTTTAATCAGGATTCACGATTTAAAATCTGAGAAGAGAGCTTCCGTTCATGTCAAAATGAAATCCAACACTCTTTTTCATATAAACTAAATCGGGATATTGGAATAATCTTGTTATTGATCATATTGAGAATTAATCTAGAGAAATGAGGTGGGTCTAGGTTTCACGAGTACTTTTTTATTACTATGTACCGGTTTGTGTGAATGAAAAAATAGGGAGCAGCGTACATCTATTAAAATGGGATGATGCATTTCAAGACGGATATCGTCTAACGCATAGCAACGCTTCATTCACGTCAAATAAGCCGTATAATCTTATCAGCATCAATAATGAGGGCAAAATTATCTCTCATTAAATCCAACAATagtaaatttatcaatttggTTATCTGTGAATGACATTTTATCAAAACGTTTTCAGGATGGAGATAATTCGGGTAGGGCGACCGTAGTTTTACTGGTAATCTATTGGCAATTGAAAGCTTTTACAATCGGCCCTAATAGTTGTAATGGAATCAAACTTTTCCAAAAACGGTTGGTGTCGATATTAATTGCTCTTAAGTATTCATTTACACATTGATTTTtcgttatctttttttttaaagtaaatatttaaaaaactattaatttACATCGCAAACAAAACCTCGGGacattaatttagaaaaaaaatataatgaagtgtgatctctttttattttttggtaaaaccACGATTGAAAGATGTTATTtattaatcattcaatattagcTGAATTTATGTTCAATACACATGATAAAAATCAATCCCTAACAAGTTCGAGTAAGTACACCGGATAATGGACAAGCTATTACTACATAGTTATCAGTGCTATTTTGTATCGCTAAAAAAGGAAAAGGGTCATACAACgagattctctctctctctctctctctctctctctctctctctctctctctctctctctctctctctctctcacattatgaaataaatgaaactcTTTAATTGGAACTCAAGCACAAAAAATACTCGACTATCGTgttaaatatttctgtttttgtagtttattaaaatgtttggaGAAAAAAGAATCTCAGGAATTTTAAACACGTATGTCTCACtttaaaagtacttttaaatgtttttgaatacaaattcacatttatattaaatgtgaaattttataacattacaAGCTTTCCTCTTAAGCATTTTATCTTGCAAGCTAGCTAATGCATGgaaataaaatcagaatatGATTCACTGGAAGGTTTTGTTTCGTGTTTTTTTATCCACTTTTCTTAAGCTCCAAACAGTAGTATATTATCACCGAGCCACATACTGTGTACGATTTCCTTATAACTTTATGCAAACAACTTATTTATCAATGCGTCGGTGTGCTTGTCAGTTAAAGTGCCACATTACTCAAAGTTTTCTATGcttaaatgattaatttatgCCCAAGCGTCTGGAATATGACATTATTAACGTGTACTTCACAATTCATACACTTTCTCACATTCCTAATTTAAAGAAGCATCTGccgaaaaaaagaaaaagatttttgttcCAAATTACCCTATTTGCGTTAAGTCtagacaaaataaattgaaatcaaCTGTAATCAATGTCATATCTTACAGAACACCTACAAGCTACAAAATACAATAGAAAAAGTATCggcaataaatgttaaaactgtGAAAAACATTGAAAGGGAAAACATGCGAATCAGGATAAAGTAACACCATACTGTCCAGATTTTCCCGGCTACATCGCTCCAAGCTTTCTCATTCTCCGATGATGCAATATGTAGTGGGAGTTCTGGATTGtataaaacaatgcattgtgAACAATTCGCTCTTTTGTTCTAAAAATACGAATGAATTCGCAAAGTGTCATCGGTCGTTGATTCTTGTCTCCAACACACGAATCTTGCTCCAATTATTCTTGGAACTTTTGAGGATCCAAACAAGTTGCCAAATGTTATCATAATCtccttataaaacaaaatagaagGTAACAGAATACACGTGCATCGTTCTGTTGATTAGCATTTCATCGTCAGTcgttaatatttaattaattatccaTTGATACAAAGCACAGGGGTTGTAGTTTAACCGAATTCTAAAGACATTGAGATATCGGTGAGGTACCGCTTTACATGGTTCTTATTTACAATTTCGATTGATCTGCATTTTGTAGGCTCATAACCATTTATTTTGGCTATTTACAGATCTTACATTTCTGTCTTTGCTGAAATATTTTTCGGTGCGTTCAAATAATGAAAACTGTCTGTTGAGCTTTACAACTTTCGTTACATGTACGGGTGCATGTTCAAGGAAAAAATTACAGGGCGAGTCTTGTATTCTTGTTAATAAATGCACCTGATacatccttaaaaaaatatttgcatactTTTcagaaacaatttttaattcatcACAAATTAAAGGcgtataaaatatatcaaagtacTGTTTGCTGATTTTGACTTATCTTTTCTataatcattttgtaaaattaaatgtatgcTAAATCTTTTCCTTTACTGAACGGAAATCATCCacgaaaattttgtaaaaagcaaCAATGTTAGAAAAAGGGAAAACAAATAACAACTCTGTTTCACGAAAGGAGTTTTATCGTTAACatgataaaacaataaacatagTCTAAACTAATAATCGAgcagaataaaatttaaacgCATTAATTTTCTAAGCAAGATAAAAAAACATAACTTCGGAAGGTCTCAAATTTTGCGTCTAAGATTCTTACCTGATTCCAAAATCAGAAAGCAAAGTGAGGGACTGACAGACTTGTGACACCGAGCGTTCGCTCTCTGTGTGTTTCCTAGCAGGAACCAACCAAATCCAATGATATATAGAGTTTTGTATTGATCTGACTTACCAATAATGCGTCCACATCTGTTTAGTTTGCCAAACATCGGTAAATCGGAATGCAgtattaaaaagtaaatattcattgataCTGTTTACTTATTTACTAAGTTTTCAGAGTATCACTTTGTCACTTTGTGTTGCACAAGAGGATTCGGCAGGTACCTATAAGCTGAAATGTTCGGGTGGGGgctatacatgtagttgagaTGAGTCAACCCCCGGGAAAGACGAAGCGATTTGTACATAGCTCTAGATTGACAGAATCTATAAATCTAATGGCCCGAGATTCATTGCTAGGTAAACAGTCTAAAaaggtttgtttaaaaaaactattATCTGTATTACTTAACTAGTCAAAGAATTCAATGAAACCTGTTACATTTAAACTTCGGTTTATCAGATAGCAAACTTCATTAAAAGGGCGCTTCAATACAGAGAGAGGTAAATTAATCGTCTACGTAATTCAATATCCATAAATTGAATGTGAATTGtcaaattaatttaatgaaattaaaagtggATAAAAAGCATAGGGCATAAACAAACTTACCTCGTCGAAAAACTATCATTCGAAGCACTGAATcgttttgttcttttttagagagagagaagagagagagaggagataGAGAGAAAAATGTGTATCAGGTGTTTATGTTCTCACACATTATTTAAGGCCCAATTATAACTAAACAGTTGGTCTCTGTATTATCTGGATTTATCAGCTGATACAATTTCAACACTGTTTAAACACCGATTGTTTTGTGTaactaaatatatatctttgtaacatgcatgtactaTCATCATAATAACATTAGAAAACATGCCCCACGTCTTTCATATCTCGGCATGTTATGATTGAAAAAGAGGACCGTCAGTTATTTCCGAGATAATATAACGTTAGGCAgattaaggtacttcactacaccgagacttatactttttaagacactacgtcacaagatagcgatttaatgttttgttaaactgtttatatcaatCCATTCAAATgaatatcgtcatagctc
The nucleotide sequence above comes from Magallana gigas chromosome 2, xbMagGiga1.1, whole genome shotgun sequence. Encoded proteins:
- the LOC105319738 gene encoding G-protein coupled receptor 35, with the protein product MENSTYSSDLSSTTMNYSELSPGFFEIFDQLAPQISIIDRVISPIFYIIGLTANPITTKIWLSRKMRKNNSSAIYVGVLSIVHTIFLLLHIIQELNYAWGVSSYTRMSVMCEVFNMAIFVPQYYAPLLVLAFTVERYIAVNHPFVKERFCTVKRAILVSIGLLIFSLQIASLQTYIWRYHPEEGMCYPPYEVENFEKIWTLTTELILFMFVPVCVLVVNILVIKEIRRITYQSALPHQTRGCGGHTSTITLLSVSFYLICTLLPASIVFALQGVIKPGQTADMETMAADPVWKRYLQYMTIRKIVEELCLSNYSCYFFIYYITGESFRKEVRKLCCWKFFKSEKDKNTVTSKSEYTLVTTDNANIIKSDKGRNYAANRPEYIMITKDNTNKHENSTAM